The Phycisphaeraceae bacterium genome segment TCCCGGTGGTCGGCGGTCGGTTGTCAGACTTGAGTGGTCGGGGCGGCGGAACGCGCATCTGATCCCGTGTCGATCCCGACGCCCCGCACTCAGGACCGCACCCCTCTTCCCTTCCCCCGCTCCACCCCCGATGCTCCACTGGCTCCTTCTCATCCACCTGATCGTCGGCGGCGTGACGCTGGTCGTCTACGCCTTCGACAAGTGGGCGTCGATGCGCCAGCGCCGCCGCGTGCCCGAAACCACGCTGCACCTGCTCGCGCTGCTCGGGGGCGTCAGCGGCGCAATCGTCGGACAGTGGGCGCTGCGTCACAAGGTGCGCAAGCGCGGATTCGTGGCGGCGACGGTCCTCATCGCCATGCTGCACGGGGCGCTTCTGCTGTGGGCGGCTCTCTCCTGAGCGATGCGTCCGTCGCCCCGGGCTGAATGACAACAACGCCCGGTCCACCATCCGGGCGTTGCTGCGTCTGGACTGTTGATTGACGGCTGACCGTCGGATCACGCCGCCTTGGCGATGCGCCGGGTCTTGCCGACCGTGCGCTGATGCTCCATGGCGGCGCGTCGGGCACGCTGGGTCACCAGCAGGTCGAGCAGTTCGCCGGGATCGCGAGCCCACAGGTCGGCGCCGATTTCCTCGGCAAGCCCCTCGGCGCGGTTGAACACGCCGCCGCCCACGACGATCTGCATGTTCGGGCACGCCCCGACGCCTCGGATGGTGTCGATGAGCTGGCGGATCATCGGCGCGTCGCTGGCCGCGGAGGCGAACATGAGAAGAATGTCAGCGCCTCGCTCGGCGACCTCGGTGAGAATCTCGTCCTGCGCGATGCCGCCCCCGCCGAAGAAGACG includes the following:
- a CDS encoding DUF1294 domain-containing protein — translated: MICVVSWGGMGRTHQGRGKAGMIGRRVRQSWRWLSVPGGRRSVVRLEWSGRRNAHLIPCRSRRPALRTAPLFPSPAPPPMLHWLLLIHLIVGGVTLVVYAFDKWASMRQRRRVPETTLHLLALLGGVSGAIVGQWALRHKVRKRGFVAATVLIAMLHGALLLWAALS